A portion of the Syntrophales bacterium genome contains these proteins:
- a CDS encoding acyl-CoA dehydrogenase family protein — protein sequence MDFKLTEKQQQFREEVRDFLKVEMARGVYPFGSIHLAGGLSREFSKEVARKGWIGLAWPKEHGGQGLGYTDRIIMLEEMFRVAAPMAYHYMGDRQVGPGLIHFGSDYLKREFLPKILNADACFALLFSEPEAGSDLANCKTTAVEEGDHFIINGQKIWTSGGHYAEYGWVLARTNFDPSVSRYNSFSEIIVDMKMPGITIRPIINMVGAHSFNEVFFDNVKIGEEYLVGKKDNGFRQIMTNLDYERAGIDRLMQNYQVKEALLEYVKTNKRNGQPLSRDTLIRDTVAKLEVEYEVSRLFVYYVASLLDQGKIPSFEAAMGKTICTLFEAKLADVATTLMGLPGLLMPGSPEALFGGVVCESYLWSPSYTLQGGTVEVLKNIIAQRGLKIGGK from the coding sequence ATGGATTTTAAGTTAACAGAAAAGCAGCAGCAATTTCGAGAAGAGGTACGGGATTTCCTGAAAGTAGAAATGGCCAGGGGAGTTTACCCCTTTGGAAGCATACACCTGGCGGGGGGTCTTTCGAGGGAATTCTCAAAGGAGGTAGCCAGGAAAGGTTGGATAGGACTTGCCTGGCCTAAAGAGCACGGGGGGCAGGGATTGGGATACACCGACCGGATAATCATGCTGGAAGAGATGTTCCGGGTGGCTGCCCCGATGGCGTATCACTATATGGGAGATCGTCAGGTCGGTCCCGGACTCATACACTTTGGGTCCGATTATTTGAAGAGGGAGTTTTTACCAAAGATCCTCAACGCCGATGCTTGTTTTGCCCTTCTCTTCAGCGAACCTGAAGCGGGATCAGATCTGGCCAATTGCAAGACAACGGCCGTAGAGGAGGGGGATCATTTTATCATCAACGGGCAAAAGATATGGACATCAGGTGGACATTACGCCGAATACGGCTGGGTGCTTGCAAGAACCAACTTCGATCCCAGCGTCTCGAGATATAATTCCTTCAGTGAAATTATCGTGGACATGAAGATGCCCGGGATCACTATCCGTCCTATTATAAACATGGTAGGTGCCCACTCTTTTAACGAGGTCTTTTTTGATAACGTCAAGATCGGGGAGGAGTACCTGGTAGGTAAAAAGGATAATGGATTCCGCCAGATCATGACTAACCTGGATTATGAAAGGGCAGGCATTGACCGGCTCATGCAAAACTACCAGGTCAAGGAGGCCCTGTTGGAGTATGTAAAGACCAACAAAAGAAACGGTCAGCCTCTTTCCCGGGATACCCTGATCAGGGATACGGTGGCAAAGCTCGAGGTCGAGTATGAGGTGTCAAGATTATTTGTCTATTATGTGGCCTCTCTCCTGGATCAGGGGAAGATACCGTCTTTCGAGGCGGCAATGGGTAAAACGATATGCACCCTCTTTGAGGCCAAATTGGCCGACGTGGCAACAACGCTAATGGGCCTGCCCGGTCTGCTTATGCCGGGTTCACCGGAGGCGCTTTTCGGCGGTGTGGTATGCGAGTCGTATCTCTGGAGCCCTTCGTATACCTTGCAGGGAGGTACAGTGGAGGTGCTGAAGAATATCATTGCCCAACGGGGGCTGAAAATAGGTGGTAAATAG
- a CDS encoding acyl-CoA dehydrogenase family protein: protein MDFNFNEDQRILTDMARKFFEKEAPKSLVRELLHDSKGYSPELWQKMGELGWMGLAFDEEYGGYGGSFLEVAIIFEETGRAGVPTPLFSTVVLSGLLLQDSGSAELKRKYLTKIAKGDCISTLALVGKAGIYSKGEVGLEAKPVGDHYHINGTASFVPYAHVADNIICAARTPLASGEGVTLFVVDGKAEGLEIIPLKTISGEGVDCVVNMRDVKVTIEQIVGEPGKGWECIERLWPKIAVALSCECVGGMKKVMELTIAHVNGRVQFGKPLAALQIVQHMCAEMFIKSETSRHAAYHAAWLISEGLECEKEAAIAKSWCGEAFKDLTKIAHQLTGGIGFTEEFDLHLYTRNAKKLELLFGDGAFHRNVVAGSVGL from the coding sequence ATGGACTTTAATTTTAATGAGGACCAGAGGATCTTAACAGATATGGCAAGAAAGTTTTTTGAGAAAGAAGCCCCCAAATCTCTGGTGAGGGAGTTGCTACATGATAGCAAAGGTTATTCTCCTGAGTTGTGGCAGAAGATGGGCGAACTTGGATGGATGGGACTTGCCTTTGATGAGGAATATGGCGGTTACGGGGGTAGCTTCCTGGAGGTTGCCATCATCTTTGAAGAGACGGGAAGGGCAGGAGTTCCAACTCCCCTTTTCTCCACGGTAGTTCTCAGTGGTCTTTTACTTCAAGATTCCGGCTCAGCGGAACTTAAGCGAAAGTATCTAACGAAGATAGCGAAAGGGGATTGTATCTCTACCCTCGCACTGGTCGGGAAGGCAGGAATCTATAGCAAGGGCGAGGTAGGTCTGGAAGCCAAGCCGGTGGGAGATCATTATCACATCAACGGAACGGCATCTTTCGTGCCCTATGCCCATGTGGCAGACAACATCATCTGTGCGGCAAGGACACCATTGGCAAGCGGCGAAGGGGTAACACTTTTCGTGGTAGATGGTAAAGCCGAAGGTCTCGAGATAATTCCCTTAAAGACCATTTCAGGAGAAGGTGTTGACTGTGTGGTGAACATGAGAGACGTAAAAGTAACCATAGAACAGATTGTTGGAGAACCGGGGAAGGGATGGGAATGTATCGAAAGGTTATGGCCCAAAATCGCTGTCGCACTCAGTTGTGAGTGTGTGGGAGGGATGAAGAAGGTGATGGAGCTGACCATCGCCCATGTCAATGGGAGGGTGCAATTTGGAAAGCCCCTGGCTGCACTCCAAATTGTCCAGCATATGTGTGCGGAAATGTTCATAAAGTCGGAAACATCGAGACATGCCGCGTACCATGCGGCCTGGCTCATCAGCGAAGGGCTTGAGTGTGAGAAAGAAGCCGCTATTGCCAAGTCATGGTGTGGCGAGGCCTTCAAGGATTTGACAAAAATTGCCCATCAGCTTACCGGCGGTATTGGTTTCACCGAAGAATTTGACCTCCATCTCTACACCAGGAACGCAAAAAAACTGGAATTGTTGTTCGGGGATGGGGCCTTTCATAGGAATGTAGTGGCAGGCAGTGTTGGACTGTAG
- a CDS encoding acyl-CoA carboxylase subunit beta, with the protein MSARKTERSYEEIYQEYRGRREKIEKMGGDKAVQKQHEGSKLTARERLDYFFDQGTFTEIGLFVEHRTTAFGLGEKEIPAEGVVVGFGKVNGRYVMAAAEDYTTMAGTFGEYHGKKFSEAIRMAKEKGVPFVGLNDSGGARLQEGMDTLESYGWLFREQILASGIIPQIAIIMGPCLGGQAYHPIMQDFLIQCKKTGFMGIAGPAFVKTQLGEEISLEKLCGVPAHAIISGQTHVVAEDDRDALDKAKKILSFLPSNNRETPPVTDADDDPERVAYELDEMLPVQPSTPFDMHKVIERIVDNGDFFELFPDFARNVIIGFARFHGRPTGIVASQPNWLGGVINCDAADKVARFVRFCDLFNIPLVNLHDTPAFMIGSREEHKGILRHGAKMLYCYIDATVPKISVILRKSFAGAYLAMCCKDTGADLVYAWPNARISIVGAETAASVIFAREIKEADDPARVRSERIEGYRSIYENPYKGAERGYIDDIIMPHDTRKFIVRSLDILKNKTDTRPFRKYSNINL; encoded by the coding sequence ATGAGCGCAAGAAAAACAGAGAGAAGTTATGAAGAGATCTATCAAGAATACCGAGGGAGAAGAGAAAAGATAGAAAAAATGGGCGGAGACAAGGCTGTCCAGAAACAGCATGAGGGATCGAAGTTAACCGCCCGGGAAAGATTGGACTATTTCTTTGATCAGGGGACCTTTACAGAAATCGGTCTCTTTGTGGAACATCGTACCACCGCCTTCGGGCTAGGGGAAAAAGAGATCCCCGCGGAGGGAGTTGTCGTTGGTTTTGGAAAGGTCAACGGAAGGTATGTCATGGCTGCCGCCGAGGATTATACCACCATGGCCGGCACTTTTGGCGAATACCATGGGAAAAAATTTTCGGAAGCTATCAGGATGGCAAAGGAAAAGGGGGTCCCCTTCGTGGGATTGAACGATTCAGGGGGCGCCCGGCTTCAGGAGGGGATGGATACCCTGGAGTCCTATGGCTGGCTGTTCAGGGAGCAGATACTTGCCTCGGGCATTATCCCCCAGATTGCTATCATCATGGGACCATGCCTGGGGGGGCAGGCATATCACCCCATCATGCAGGATTTCCTCATTCAGTGTAAAAAGACAGGTTTTATGGGAATAGCAGGACCGGCCTTTGTCAAAACCCAGTTAGGCGAGGAGATCAGCTTGGAGAAACTCTGCGGGGTGCCTGCCCATGCCATCATCAGTGGTCAGACACACGTAGTGGCAGAAGATGATAGGGACGCCCTGGATAAGGCTAAAAAAATCCTGAGCTTTCTTCCCTCCAACAATAGAGAGACGCCTCCGGTAACAGATGCGGATGACGACCCGGAAAGGGTCGCCTATGAACTTGATGAGATGCTCCCCGTCCAACCATCCACCCCTTTTGATATGCATAAGGTTATCGAAAGGATCGTAGATAATGGGGATTTCTTTGAACTTTTCCCGGACTTTGCCCGGAATGTAATCATAGGTTTTGCCCGTTTTCATGGCCGTCCAACGGGTATTGTGGCCAGTCAGCCCAACTGGTTAGGGGGGGTTATCAATTGTGACGCCGCTGATAAAGTTGCCAGATTCGTTAGATTCTGTGACCTCTTTAATATTCCCCTCGTAAACCTCCACGATACCCCTGCTTTTATGATCGGTTCCAGGGAAGAACACAAGGGGATTTTAAGGCATGGGGCAAAGATGCTCTATTGCTATATTGATGCTACCGTGCCAAAGATTAGCGTTATCCTGAGAAAGTCCTTTGCCGGGGCCTATCTTGCCATGTGCTGCAAGGATACGGGAGCTGATTTAGTTTATGCCTGGCCCAATGCCCGCATATCTATCGTAGGGGCGGAGACAGCGGCCAGCGTCATCTTTGCCAGAGAGATAAAAGAGGCCGATGATCCGGCCAGGGTAAGGAGCGAAAGGATCGAAGGGTATCGAAGTATCTATGAAAACCCCTACAAAGGGGCAGAGCGTGGGTATATAGATGACATCATTATGCCCCACGATACGAGAAAGTTTATCGTCCGTTCTCTGGATATACTGAAAAATAAAACGGACACTCGACCCTTCAGGAAATACTCAAACATCAATCTCTAA
- a CDS encoding selenium-binding protein SBP56-related protein encodes MKLLVLILFYILFLGNNAYPVNLEKIKCFKADGAPKSIAISPRGDIAVVSNLEGGSVWLIDTVTKKVLKKIKFKKTPGTGFNYQKRIKIPSFQEKPIESAFSNGDRYIWISLHNAGGVVIYDRKEKLEGKSSYKKAWIYDTSNDTTKIMKLPFIKTGVTPKVIAVSPDDNWVYVTNWHSNDVSVINARTFEKLKNMKVIRIPRGIIFTPDGEYAFVANMGSNYLSKIDVVTHNVIENKVVGFNPRHLVISGDGKYLYISLNMPGLIKKFDVQRGMLIATTAVGKMHRTIDLSNDGRYLFVANYGDNSITIVNTEAMSVIKTFSDQLRPCGLCFSKDRKELWVTNYYSNTVCIYKFAE; translated from the coding sequence ATGAAACTTCTGGTATTAATATTATTCTACATACTATTTCTCGGCAATAATGCCTATCCTGTCAATCTTGAAAAGATAAAATGCTTTAAGGCTGACGGGGCACCAAAATCAATAGCTATTAGTCCTCGGGGCGATATTGCTGTAGTGAGTAATCTTGAAGGTGGAAGTGTATGGCTTATAGATACAGTTACAAAAAAGGTATTGAAAAAAATAAAATTTAAAAAAACTCCCGGTACTGGTTTTAACTATCAAAAGAGGATAAAAATTCCTTCGTTTCAAGAAAAACCTATAGAAAGCGCCTTTTCAAATGGAGACAGATACATCTGGATATCGCTTCATAATGCAGGGGGGGTGGTAATCTATGATAGAAAAGAGAAGCTGGAGGGGAAGTCATCTTATAAAAAGGCATGGATATATGATACGTCAAATGACACTACAAAAATAATGAAACTCCCATTTATAAAAACTGGCGTAACACCTAAGGTGATAGCTGTTTCTCCAGACGATAATTGGGTATATGTTACCAACTGGCATTCTAATGATGTTTCGGTAATCAATGCCCGCACATTCGAAAAACTGAAAAATATGAAGGTCATCCGAATCCCCCGTGGTATTATATTTACCCCTGATGGGGAATATGCCTTTGTTGCAAATATGGGTTCAAATTACCTGTCAAAGATTGATGTTGTCACTCACAATGTAATTGAAAATAAAGTGGTAGGGTTTAATCCCCGCCATCTCGTTATCAGCGGTGATGGAAAGTATCTTTATATCTCACTGAATATGCCAGGACTTATAAAGAAATTTGATGTACAGAGGGGAATGTTAATTGCGACTACAGCAGTGGGGAAAATGCATAGAACTATTGATCTTTCAAATGATGGTCGGTATCTTTTTGTTGCCAACTATGGCGACAACAGCATTACAATCGTGAATACTGAAGCGATGTCAGTGATAAAGACTTTTTCTGATCAATTGCGCCCTTGCGGTTTATGCTTCTCTAAAGACAGAAAGGAGCTATGGGTTACAAACTATTATAGTAATACTGTTTGTATCTATAAATTTGCTGAGTAA
- a CDS encoding methylmalonyl-CoA mutase family protein has protein sequence MKDDRKAIEEREKRWKETTLKTNLEKLKRDKPYTRIHTPLDLREDWNFLDDLGFPGEYPFTRSGFATFNPPLDRGIDSGAMVSSGVRSRAGEYSGFGRAEDTRDLWRSEGRRGANIAFDLPTQCGYDSDNPLVEGEVGGTGVAIDTLEDFATLYDAFEGVVTLDQMASNWTINAPVNIILAMYIALAEKQGVPIAKLRGTPQNDILKEILGRGTHIFPVDPSMRMIRDTITFCTKYLPLFNTISISGDHMRQAGALTQPQIIAFTFSNAIAYIRLGLSTGLSIDEFVPRFTFLGLGGGPEFFREIAMWRAARRMWAKIMKERFGATSQRIMTLRSAYFARHDADWCTKQRPLNNLIRGVIGGIAGCFAGGQASGGIPFDEPLGLGWSYEARQLRDDATRIMRYESRLEEVIDPLAGSYYVESLTDQIEEEAWKFIHEIDSLGGAVEAIKSGWSQRLMARQAWEHQSQIERGETIIVGVNKFTGENELDVLPQMIVAHPYDAKKRAEAEELQIAKLKKIKAERDNNLVHSELKKIEDAAKKEDENLIPYFVGAVKAQVTLGEICGVLRNVFGEYQEAGI, from the coding sequence ATGAAAGATGATCGGAAGGCAATAGAGGAGAGAGAAAAGCGATGGAAGGAAACCACGCTCAAGACAAACCTTGAGAAACTAAAAAGGGACAAACCGTATACTCGGATTCATACCCCTCTTGATCTTAGGGAGGACTGGAATTTCTTGGATGACCTAGGTTTCCCCGGTGAATACCCCTTTACCCGGTCGGGTTTCGCGACTTTCAACCCCCCTTTGGACAGAGGCATAGACTCCGGCGCCATGGTATCCAGTGGTGTCAGGTCAAGAGCGGGAGAGTACAGTGGGTTCGGCAGGGCCGAGGATACTCGCGACCTCTGGCGCAGTGAAGGCCGAAGAGGAGCCAACATCGCCTTTGACCTGCCGACGCAGTGCGGCTACGATTCCGATAATCCTCTTGTTGAGGGAGAAGTGGGGGGCACCGGCGTGGCAATAGATACTTTAGAGGACTTCGCCACGCTGTACGACGCGTTTGAAGGGGTGGTAACCCTCGACCAGATGGCATCCAACTGGACCATAAATGCACCGGTGAACATAATCCTGGCTATGTACATTGCTTTGGCAGAAAAGCAAGGCGTTCCCATAGCCAAACTCAGGGGAACCCCCCAGAATGATATTCTAAAGGAAATACTGGGGAGGGGTACCCACATATTTCCTGTGGATCCTTCCATGAGGATGATACGCGATACTATAACGTTCTGCACAAAATATCTGCCTCTCTTCAACACCATCAGCATTTCCGGGGACCACATGCGACAGGCCGGGGCGCTGACACAACCACAGATAATAGCCTTCACATTTTCCAATGCCATCGCCTACATTAGATTAGGGCTGTCCACGGGGCTAAGTATAGATGAGTTTGTGCCGCGTTTCACCTTTCTCGGTTTAGGAGGCGGCCCCGAGTTTTTTCGTGAGATAGCTATGTGGCGGGCAGCCAGAAGGATGTGGGCGAAGATCATGAAAGAACGCTTTGGCGCTACCAGCCAGAGAATAATGACGTTGCGGTCTGCATATTTTGCAAGACATGACGCCGACTGGTGCACAAAACAGCGGCCCTTAAACAATTTGATTCGTGGCGTTATCGGGGGCATTGCTGGATGCTTTGCCGGTGGTCAAGCCTCAGGAGGTATACCTTTTGATGAGCCCCTGGGGCTCGGCTGGAGTTACGAGGCGCGACAGCTTAGAGATGACGCCACCAGGATAATGAGGTATGAATCTCGTCTGGAGGAAGTTATTGATCCACTGGCGGGTTCCTACTATGTAGAATCTTTGACCGACCAGATCGAGGAAGAGGCATGGAAATTCATCCACGAAATTGATTCATTGGGTGGGGCTGTGGAGGCCATAAAGAGTGGTTGGTCTCAACGTCTGATGGCACGTCAGGCTTGGGAGCATCAATCTCAGATAGAACGAGGTGAGACGATAATCGTGGGAGTTAATAAATTCACGGGCGAAAACGAACTCGACGTGCTTCCCCAGATGATTGTAGCCCATCCTTACGATGCCAAGAAGAGGGCAGAGGCGGAAGAATTGCAGATTGCCAAACTGAAGAAAATCAAGGCCGAGAGAGACAATAACCTGGTGCATTCCGAACTCAAAAAGATAGAGGATGCGGCCAAAAAGGAAGACGAAAATCTGATACCCTATTTCGTTGGTGCGGTCAAGGCACAGGTCACACTCGGTGAGATATGCGGAGTATTGAGGAACGTTTTTGGGGAGTATCAGGAGGCGGGCATATAG
- a CDS encoding enoyl-CoA hydratase/isomerase family protein, translated as MDLKVVLYEKKDRVAIITMNYQERLNALSDQIRADLRTAYEEALNDREVGVVILTGAGRAFCAGADISGFKFDISSVRRFMRDVILFLAMLEKFPKPVIAAVNGLALGGGLELAISCDMIVASDKAKFGVPEAAIGLVPGFAILRLHQIVGRAKSKELAMTCDQISAEEALRIGLINKVVPHESLMDASMEMAQKILSKGPLAIELIKLAVNRELHGEELAYAQEALGFLFKSEDAREGMDAFLNKRKPVYKGL; from the coding sequence ATGGACTTAAAAGTTGTTCTGTATGAGAAGAAAGATCGTGTCGCCATCATCACCATGAACTATCAGGAGAGGTTGAATGCACTCAGTGATCAAATCCGTGCCGACCTGAGAACGGCGTATGAGGAGGCGCTGAATGATCGGGAGGTAGGAGTTGTTATCCTCACAGGAGCGGGAAGGGCTTTCTGTGCCGGAGCAGATATAAGTGGTTTCAAATTCGATATATCGAGTGTTCGCAGGTTTATGCGGGATGTTATACTTTTCTTAGCGATGCTGGAGAAATTCCCCAAGCCGGTTATTGCTGCGGTAAACGGTCTCGCCTTGGGCGGCGGGTTAGAACTTGCCATTTCCTGTGATATGATCGTCGCCTCTGACAAGGCAAAGTTTGGGGTACCGGAGGCGGCCATAGGTCTGGTTCCCGGCTTTGCCATTCTCCGGTTACATCAGATCGTGGGAAGGGCAAAGTCAAAGGAGTTAGCCATGACCTGCGACCAGATCTCCGCCGAAGAGGCATTGAGGATAGGGTTGATAAACAAGGTGGTACCTCATGAAAGCCTTATGGATGCCTCGATGGAAATGGCCCAGAAAATACTGTCTAAGGGTCCTCTGGCCATAGAGCTGATAAAGTTAGCCGTCAACAGGGAACTCCATGGAGAAGAACTGGCTTACGCGCAAGAGGCCCTGGGTTTCCTGTTTAAGTCGGAAGACGCAAGAGAGGGTATGGATGCATTCCTGAATAAGAGGAAACCGGTCTACAAGGGGTTGTAA
- a CDS encoding SDR family oxidoreductase encodes MDLNLAGKTVIVTGGGSNIGRAICHRFAEEKANVVIAEWDESQGNKVAEEVKNLGAASLFIKTDVTNNNEVVEMVKKATAKFGQVDILVNNVGWAVDQLFMEETREKWEKMIAIDFWGVINCTRAVLDQMVERKKGAIVSLGSDAGRMGEYREAVYAGCKGGVIALTKALAREVGRFGIRLNVVCPGLTVPESKDAVGEKSLWSGEMMNVFTPEAQEKAAKAYPLRKLGKAEDVANAVVFMASDRAGHITGQTLSVSGGYTMM; translated from the coding sequence ATGGATTTAAATTTAGCAGGAAAGACGGTTATTGTTACAGGTGGAGGATCAAATATCGGTCGTGCGATCTGTCATCGCTTTGCCGAAGAAAAGGCCAATGTGGTGATCGCGGAGTGGGATGAATCACAGGGCAATAAGGTTGCCGAGGAGGTCAAAAATTTGGGCGCCGCATCTCTCTTTATAAAGACCGATGTGACCAATAACAACGAAGTGGTAGAGATGGTCAAGAAGGCAACGGCCAAGTTCGGACAGGTTGATATTCTGGTCAATAACGTAGGATGGGCCGTTGATCAGCTCTTCATGGAAGAGACGAGAGAGAAGTGGGAAAAGATGATCGCCATAGATTTCTGGGGGGTGATAAACTGCACCCGAGCAGTCCTTGATCAGATGGTAGAGCGAAAGAAAGGGGCCATCGTCAGTCTCGGGTCGGATGCAGGAAGGATGGGCGAATACCGAGAAGCTGTCTATGCCGGATGCAAGGGGGGCGTTATTGCCCTCACCAAGGCATTGGCGAGAGAAGTGGGTAGATTCGGCATAAGATTAAACGTTGTCTGCCCTGGCTTGACTGTTCCCGAGAGTAAAGATGCGGTTGGCGAGAAAAGTTTGTGGTCTGGCGAAATGATGAATGTCTTTACCCCCGAGGCACAGGAGAAGGCGGCAAAGGCATACCCGCTGCGCAAACTTGGAAAGGCGGAGGATGTTGCCAACGCCGTTGTCTTTATGGCATCCGACCGGGCAGGCCATATAACCGGCCAGACACTCAGTGTCAGCGGCGGGTATACCATGATGTAG
- a CDS encoding amidohydrolase family protein: MGEELKDQEKVEKLYEEARSALSARYYMDAEMFFKQALELLKEAKDESKASACEKEIEDVQKESAACSPVPAIDYHAHPMFRDDLRKNPGLFMAAKHFRLKDELIPKGLDDMLEDMDKANVEKAVIMSLDSSASEHWALKKSMLSNDEVAKLVSRYPDRFIGYGSVDPRRKDAVEETERCIKELKLKGMKFHPAAVSTYPNDEKLFYPIYEKCVEFNVPVQSHCGTTGMYFTKIKYMMPLLYDDVAVDFPTLKLVLLHYGVGGWHDQAMSLAFRHPNVYLDISGSSPRIYPQSLIVSANTPFYQGKILFGTDYPFVGMQSWFKAFKQLKGFGWSEETQRKVLRENCIHLHESEPVSPLDILRKEGVDVPPGAKR; this comes from the coding sequence ATGGGAGAAGAGTTAAAAGATCAAGAGAAGGTCGAAAAGCTGTATGAGGAGGCAAGGTCTGCATTGTCTGCAAGATACTACATGGATGCGGAAATGTTTTTTAAGCAGGCTTTGGAATTGCTGAAAGAGGCTAAAGATGAGAGCAAGGCCTCCGCATGTGAAAAAGAGATTGAAGATGTCCAGAAGGAAAGCGCCGCCTGCTCACCTGTTCCGGCCATAGATTATCATGCCCACCCCATGTTCCGGGATGACCTGAGGAAGAATCCGGGACTTTTCATGGCTGCCAAACACTTCAGGCTGAAGGATGAGCTTATCCCGAAGGGTCTCGATGATATGTTGGAGGACATGGATAAGGCCAACGTGGAAAAGGCGGTAATAATGAGCCTGGATAGCTCCGCCTCTGAGCACTGGGCATTGAAAAAATCCATGTTGAGTAACGATGAAGTGGCAAAACTGGTCTCCCGTTATCCGGACAGATTCATCGGTTATGGCTCGGTAGATCCACGGAGAAAAGATGCGGTGGAGGAGACGGAGAGATGTATCAAGGAATTGAAGCTCAAGGGGATGAAATTCCATCCCGCCGCTGTGAGTACCTATCCCAATGACGAAAAGCTCTTCTATCCCATTTATGAAAAGTGTGTGGAATTTAACGTCCCCGTGCAGAGCCACTGTGGGACAACAGGGATGTATTTTACAAAAATCAAGTATATGATGCCTCTCCTTTATGACGATGTGGCCGTGGATTTTCCCACTTTAAAACTGGTGCTCCTCCACTACGGCGTTGGAGGATGGCATGACCAGGCCATGTCTCTGGCCTTCAGGCATCCCAATGTCTATCTTGATATATCAGGCTCTTCTCCCAGGATATATCCGCAAAGTCTTATTGTGTCTGCCAATACCCCCTTCTATCAGGGAAAGATTCTTTTCGGAACAGATTATCCCTTTGTGGGCATGCAATCATGGTTTAAGGCCTTCAAACAACTTAAAGGGTTCGGCTGGAGTGAGGAGACCCAGAGAAAGGTATTGAGGGAGAATTGTATACATTTACATGAATCGGAACCCGTTTCGCCCCTCGATATCTTAAGAAAGGAGGGTGTTGATGTTCCTCCCGGCGCCAAGAGATAG
- a CDS encoding PHP domain-containing protein, translated as MGVKVKIDLHTHPLEATGDSIPRMETVKKIIEQIKKQGLSGIAVTEHCNKDYGFRVKEIADRYFPHEGIIIIPGQEIRLHSEHVVELFLRDRVFRFCAHPFFGNGFDDFLAKEGGNIHGIELKNASWQLQEDRVREVAGRYNLLLLENSDAHSLKDISFHYNEIDLEDLYRCGKGKS; from the coding sequence ATGGGTGTGAAGGTAAAGATTGATCTGCATACGCACCCTCTGGAAGCGACGGGCGATTCCATTCCCCGGATGGAAACGGTAAAAAAGATTATCGAACAGATAAAGAAACAGGGTCTGTCCGGGATTGCGGTTACCGAACATTGCAATAAGGATTATGGATTCAGGGTAAAAGAGATAGCCGACCGATATTTCCCCCATGAGGGAATTATAATCATTCCGGGCCAGGAGATTCGCCTCCATAGCGAACACGTGGTGGAATTATTCCTGCGGGATAGGGTCTTCAGGTTCTGTGCGCACCCTTTCTTCGGGAACGGTTTTGATGATTTCCTCGCTAAAGAGGGAGGAAATATCCATGGGATCGAATTAAAGAACGCCTCCTGGCAGCTTCAAGAGGATAGAGTAAGGGAAGTGGCCGGAAGGTACAATCTCCTCCTTCTGGAGAATAGCGATGCCCATTCACTAAAAGATATAAGTTTTCATTACAACGAGATAGATCTCGAAGATCTCTACCGTTGTGGTAAAGGCAAGTCATAA